In the genome of Cupriavidus malaysiensis, one region contains:
- a CDS encoding ABC transporter permease: MSDSIVSRDDARNAPGTRGGGRLPALPPALRGWVLPIVLLALWWAAFRFGWSQSPLLVSPAKVWDTAVAQARSGALFTALAASLWRDLAGFALGASLGLLFGTALGLSRLFEQLVGPTFHTVKQISLFAWIPLISVWFGLGDTAKVVFLSLAAFFPVVLNTFEGIRGVPADLIEVARVLKFSRRQLLWRVVLPAASPSIFAGIHLGLIYAWLATLGAEYLLVAGKGIGNTMIDGRENFWMDLVLFGVIVVGLVGFTLNWIAGRIEHRLLAWRGRSVAGF; this comes from the coding sequence ATGTCCGATTCCATCGTCTCGCGCGACGACGCCCGGAACGCCCCGGGCACCCGGGGCGGCGGCCGGCTGCCCGCGCTGCCGCCGGCCCTGCGCGGCTGGGTACTGCCGATCGTGCTGCTGGCACTGTGGTGGGCCGCCTTCCGTTTCGGCTGGTCGCAATCGCCGCTGCTGGTATCGCCCGCCAAGGTCTGGGACACCGCCGTGGCCCAGGCGCGCAGCGGTGCGCTGTTCACCGCCCTGGCGGCCAGCCTGTGGCGCGACCTGGCGGGCTTCGCGCTGGGCGCCAGCCTGGGCCTGCTGTTCGGTACCGCGCTCGGCCTGTCGCGCCTGTTCGAGCAACTGGTCGGGCCGACCTTCCATACCGTCAAGCAGATCTCGCTGTTCGCCTGGATCCCGCTGATCTCGGTCTGGTTCGGCCTGGGCGACACCGCCAAGGTGGTATTCCTGTCGCTGGCCGCCTTCTTCCCGGTGGTCCTCAATACCTTCGAAGGCATCCGCGGCGTGCCGGCCGACCTGATCGAAGTCGCGCGTGTGCTCAAGTTCTCGCGGCGCCAGCTGCTGTGGCGCGTGGTGCTGCCGGCGGCCTCGCCGTCGATCTTCGCCGGCATCCACCTGGGCCTGATCTACGCCTGGCTCGCCACGCTGGGCGCGGAATACCTGCTGGTGGCCGGCAAGGGCATCGGCAACACCATGATCGACGGACGCGAGAACTTCTGGATGGACCTGGTGCTGTTCGGCGTGATCGTGGTCGGGCTGGTCGGCTTCACGCTGAACTGGATCGCCGGCCGCATCGAGCACCGCCTGCTGGCCTGGCGCGGGCGCTCGGTGGCCGGCTTCTGA
- a CDS encoding sulfonate ABC transporter substrate-binding protein translates to MHLPLSPSHTITAPAHPDGKRDRRAGRWLRALLRPAALALLAFAASTAATGVAQAAEQTVRIGFQKAGLLAVLKAQGTLEQKLAPLHYKVEWKEFPAGPQLLEALNAGSIDFGYTGAPPAVFAQAAKASFVYVGAEPGGKSNEALFVPASSPIRSVAELKGKRVALQKGSSSNYLLVQLLKKNGLSLQDIQPVYLPPADARAAFESGAVDAWVVWDPYYALAQRALKVRTLADYEGVPSPYNFYEAARAFTEREPRVVNAILAQLRESGQWVVAHPGETAALLAPSLGLEAPVVEAWLKRVPYGVTPITAEVVLVQQQVADLFHQQKLIPSTIRVSDNVWQASFPIAPIVHNVPVARQ, encoded by the coding sequence ATGCATTTGCCGCTATCCCCTTCGCACACGATCACCGCGCCGGCCCACCCCGACGGCAAGCGGGACCGCCGCGCCGGCCGCTGGCTGCGCGCCCTGCTGCGCCCGGCCGCGCTGGCCCTGCTGGCCTTCGCCGCCAGCACCGCGGCCACCGGCGTGGCGCAGGCGGCCGAGCAGACCGTGCGCATCGGTTTCCAGAAGGCCGGCCTGCTGGCGGTGCTGAAGGCGCAGGGCACGCTGGAGCAGAAACTGGCACCGCTGCATTACAAGGTGGAGTGGAAGGAATTCCCCGCCGGACCGCAGTTGCTGGAGGCCCTCAACGCCGGCAGCATCGACTTCGGCTACACCGGCGCCCCGCCGGCGGTGTTCGCGCAGGCGGCCAAGGCCAGTTTCGTCTATGTGGGCGCGGAGCCGGGCGGCAAGAGCAATGAAGCGCTGTTCGTGCCGGCCAGTTCGCCGATCCGTTCGGTGGCCGAGCTCAAGGGCAAGCGCGTGGCGCTGCAGAAGGGCTCCAGCTCGAACTACCTGCTGGTGCAGCTGCTGAAGAAGAACGGCCTGTCGCTGCAGGATATCCAGCCGGTCTACCTGCCGCCGGCCGATGCGCGCGCGGCCTTCGAGAGCGGCGCGGTGGATGCCTGGGTGGTATGGGACCCGTACTACGCGCTGGCGCAGCGCGCGCTCAAGGTGCGCACGCTGGCCGACTACGAAGGCGTGCCCTCGCCCTACAACTTCTACGAGGCGGCGCGCGCCTTCACCGAACGCGAGCCGCGCGTGGTCAACGCCATCCTGGCGCAGTTGCGCGAAAGCGGCCAGTGGGTGGTGGCGCACCCCGGCGAGACGGCGGCGCTGCTGGCGCCCAGCCTGGGCCTGGAAGCGCCGGTGGTCGAGGCCTGGCTCAAGCGCGTGCCCTACGGTGTGACGCCGATCACGGCCGAGGTCGTGCTGGTGCAGCAACAGGTGGCCGACCTGTTCCACCAGCAGAAGCTGATCCCGTCCACCATCCGCGTCAGCGACAACGTGTGGCAGGCCAGTTTCCCCATCGCCCCCATCGTCCACAACGTCCCGGTCGCCCGCCAGTAG
- a CDS encoding ABC transporter substrate-binding protein, with amino-acid sequence MSAPRPLSRRTLLKRLGLSGLAGALPAWPALSPLSAFAASGGARPEVIRIGVAQPATGQPPTFAGSSLSIAHARGWLEEAFKPSGTRVEWYFFKGAGPAVNEALTNRQLDFALQGDLPAIVARAAGLKTRLVLATGVRANIYIGVPPDSPLKTVSDLRGKRVSLFKGTNMHLPALRLLEANGLTDKDLRLLNLDTAGYLAALTTRDIDAAIGAMDILRLRDKGAVRILYSSKNQSPIYTRQSHVLVAEAFADQYPEATRQLVKNAVEAARWASDEGHREDVLRTWARAGTPYDHWKEDFDGEPLRVRLNPNFDPFLVSRYKDAAEQAYRFRLSRARIDVDQWIDTRYLKAALNDLGLQTYWPVYQPNGKILGA; translated from the coding sequence ATGTCCGCGCCGCGCCCCCTCTCCCGCCGCACCCTGCTCAAGCGCCTGGGCCTGTCCGGCCTGGCCGGCGCGCTGCCCGCCTGGCCGGCGCTGTCGCCCCTGAGTGCCTTCGCCGCCAGCGGCGGCGCCCGCCCCGAGGTGATCCGCATCGGCGTGGCGCAGCCCGCCACCGGCCAGCCGCCCACCTTTGCCGGCAGTTCGCTGTCGATCGCGCATGCGCGCGGCTGGCTGGAGGAGGCCTTCAAGCCCAGCGGCACGCGTGTGGAGTGGTATTTCTTCAAGGGCGCCGGCCCGGCCGTCAACGAGGCACTGACCAACCGCCAGCTCGACTTCGCCTTGCAGGGCGACCTGCCGGCCATCGTGGCGCGCGCCGCCGGGCTCAAGACCCGCCTGGTGCTGGCCACCGGCGTGCGCGCCAACATCTATATCGGCGTGCCGCCCGATTCGCCGCTGAAGACCGTGTCCGACCTGCGCGGCAAGCGCGTCTCGCTCTTCAAGGGCACCAATATGCATCTGCCGGCGCTGCGCCTGCTGGAGGCCAACGGCCTCACCGACAAGGACCTGCGCCTGCTCAATCTCGATACCGCCGGCTACCTGGCCGCGCTGACCACGCGCGACATCGACGCCGCCATCGGCGCCATGGACATCCTGCGCCTGCGCGACAAGGGCGCGGTGCGCATCCTCTACTCGAGCAAGAACCAGTCGCCCATCTATACGCGGCAGAGCCACGTGCTGGTGGCCGAGGCCTTCGCCGACCAGTACCCCGAGGCCACCCGGCAACTGGTCAAGAACGCCGTGGAAGCCGCCCGCTGGGCCTCGGACGAGGGCCACCGCGAAGATGTGCTGCGCACCTGGGCGCGCGCCGGCACGCCCTACGACCACTGGAAGGAAGACTTCGACGGCGAGCCGCTGCGGGTCCGCCTCAATCCCAATTTCGACCCCTTCCTGGTCAGCCGCTACAAGGACGCCGCCGAGCAGGCCTACCGCTTCCGCCTGAGCCGCGCGCGCATCGACGTCGACCAGTGGATCGACACGCGCTACCTGAAGGCCGCGCTGAACGACCTCGGCCTGCAGACCTACTGGCCGGTCTACCAGCCCAACGGCAAGATCCTCGGAGCCTGA
- a CDS encoding ABC transporter ATP-binding protein — MGHAGTLSIQHLRKQYQVKGEALPVLEDIHLTISPGEFVSIVGASGCGKSTLLRLVVGLEEDYQGEILLDGRRVVGTSLQRGIVFQEHRLFPWLTVEQNIRLALLNTPGSDADKRRNVQEHIELVGLAGFESAYPHQLSGGMSQRVAIARALVTRPEILLLDEPFGALDALTRAYLQQELHRIWQAEGITMILVTHDVEEAVFLGDRVVVMEPRPGRVRRIVPVGLAHPRDRAALPFATVKDNVLREFTGRLAELAEAPVLPEPAQSSDRLPPSIRFAI, encoded by the coding sequence ATGGGCCACGCCGGCACCCTCAGCATCCAGCACCTGCGCAAGCAATACCAGGTCAAGGGCGAAGCCCTGCCCGTGCTGGAAGACATCCACCTGACCATCTCGCCGGGCGAGTTCGTCAGCATCGTCGGCGCCAGCGGCTGCGGCAAGTCGACGCTGCTGCGCCTGGTGGTGGGCCTGGAGGAGGACTACCAGGGCGAGATCCTGCTCGACGGCCGGCGCGTGGTCGGCACCAGCCTGCAGCGCGGCATCGTGTTCCAGGAGCATCGCCTGTTTCCCTGGCTCACGGTCGAGCAGAACATCCGCCTGGCCCTGCTCAATACGCCGGGCAGCGACGCCGACAAGCGCCGCAACGTGCAGGAGCACATCGAGCTGGTCGGGCTGGCCGGCTTCGAGAGCGCCTACCCGCACCAGCTCTCGGGCGGCATGTCGCAGCGCGTGGCGATCGCCCGCGCGCTGGTGACGCGCCCGGAGATCCTGCTGCTGGACGAACCCTTCGGCGCGCTCGATGCGCTGACCCGCGCCTACCTGCAGCAGGAACTGCACCGCATCTGGCAGGCCGAAGGCATCACCATGATCCTGGTCACCCATGACGTCGAGGAAGCCGTCTTCCTGGGCGACCGCGTGGTGGTGATGGAGCCGCGCCCCGGACGTGTGCGCCGCATTGTGCCGGTCGGCCTGGCCCATCCGCGCGACCGTGCCGCCCTGCCCTTCGCCACCGTCAAGGACAACGTGCTGCGCGAATTCACGGGGCGCCTGGCCGAACTGGCGGAAGCGCCGGTGCTGCCCGAGCCGGCGCAGTCTTCGGACCGGCTGCCGCCTTCCATCCGCTTCGCCATCTGA
- a CDS encoding amidase, with product MTAKTAASVAPVAVPELCRLPARALAQRIRARELSSREVVTAFLDHIAALNPRFNAIVSMRPPEQVLAEADAADAAVARGEPVGALHGLPQAIKDLAPTRGLRSTSGSPLFAEHVPQADAIVAARMRAAGAIFIGKTNVPEFGLGSHTFNPVFGATGNAWDPSRSAGGSSGGAAVALALRMLPVADGSDMGGSLRNPAAYNNVLGLRPSQGRVPHWPRVDAFMSQLATEGPMARSADDLALLLSVQSGYDARVPLSLDGAVPDWHDRLDADLSGARIAWLGDLGGHLACEPGILALCEAALARLGEAGIRTEAIAPAFDWERIWRAFVVMRQLSLGASLGGAYADPVQRAGMKPELQWELEGFQRLSGADVARAAVDRTAWYDLALQLLETHRFVALPSAQVFPFAIEERWPARIGAREMDSYHRWMEVVTPGTLSGCPVISLPAGWNAQGLPMGVQIIGRPRDELSLLQLAHCHERITGLLQAEPPALAPAG from the coding sequence ATGACTGCCAAGACAGCCGCTTCCGTCGCCCCGGTCGCCGTTCCCGAACTCTGCCGCCTGCCCGCGCGTGCGCTGGCGCAGCGCATCCGCGCGCGCGAGCTGTCCTCGCGCGAGGTGGTGACGGCCTTCCTCGACCACATCGCGGCGCTGAACCCGCGCTTCAATGCCATCGTCTCGATGCGCCCGCCGGAGCAGGTGCTGGCCGAGGCCGATGCGGCCGACGCCGCGGTGGCGCGCGGCGAGCCGGTGGGCGCGCTGCACGGCCTGCCGCAGGCCATCAAGGACCTGGCGCCGACCCGCGGGCTGCGCTCCACCTCCGGCTCGCCGCTGTTCGCCGAGCACGTGCCGCAGGCCGACGCCATCGTGGCGGCGCGCATGCGCGCCGCCGGCGCCATCTTCATCGGCAAGACCAATGTGCCGGAGTTCGGGCTTGGCTCGCATACCTTCAATCCCGTGTTCGGCGCCACCGGCAATGCCTGGGATCCGTCGCGCAGCGCCGGCGGCTCCAGCGGCGGCGCGGCGGTGGCGCTGGCGCTGCGCATGCTGCCGGTGGCGGACGGCAGCGACATGGGCGGCTCGCTGCGCAATCCCGCCGCCTACAACAATGTGCTGGGACTGCGTCCCTCGCAAGGGCGCGTGCCGCACTGGCCGCGCGTGGATGCCTTCATGAGCCAGCTCGCCACCGAAGGGCCGATGGCGCGCAGCGCCGACGACCTGGCCCTGCTGCTGTCGGTGCAGTCGGGCTATGACGCGCGCGTGCCGCTGTCGCTGGATGGCGCCGTGCCCGACTGGCACGACCGGCTCGACGCCGACCTGTCCGGCGCGCGCATCGCCTGGCTGGGCGACCTGGGCGGCCATCTGGCCTGCGAGCCCGGCATCCTGGCCCTGTGCGAGGCGGCGCTGGCGCGGCTCGGCGAGGCCGGCATCCGCACCGAGGCGATCGCGCCCGCCTTCGACTGGGAGCGCATCTGGCGCGCCTTCGTGGTGATGCGCCAGCTCAGCCTGGGCGCCAGCCTCGGCGGCGCCTATGCCGACCCGGTGCAGCGCGCCGGCATGAAGCCCGAGCTGCAGTGGGAACTGGAGGGCTTCCAGCGGCTCAGCGGTGCCGATGTGGCGCGCGCCGCGGTGGATCGCACCGCCTGGTACGACCTGGCGCTGCAACTGCTGGAGACGCACCGCTTCGTGGCGCTGCCGAGCGCGCAGGTCTTCCCCTTCGCCATCGAGGAGCGCTGGCCGGCCCGCATCGGCGCGCGCGAGATGGACAGCTACCACCGCTGGATGGAAGTGGTGACGCCTGGCACGCTGTCCGGCTGCCCGGTCATCAGCCTGCCGGCGGGGTGGAATGCGCAGGGCCTGCCGATGGGCGTGCAGATCATCGGCAGGCCGCGCGACGAACTGTCGCTGCTGCAGCTCGCGCATTGCCACGAGCGCATCACCGGCCTGCTGCAGGCGGAGCCGCCGGCGCTGGCGCCGGCCGGCTAG
- a CDS encoding TauD/TfdA dioxygenase family protein yields MTQAQAAQTAQAAPGTASADLPALDLHPVAGRIGAEIRGVRLGADLDAGTFAAIRAALLRHKVLFFRDQQHLDDASQEAFGKRFGAPVAHPTVPVRDGTQFLLELDSRHGGRANSWHTDVTFDVAYPQVSVLRGVTIPAAGGDTVWANTAAAYLDLPEPLRQLADKLWALHTNDYDYAASRTLVHNDEGLRRYREVFTSTLYETEHPVVRVHPETGERTLVLGHFVKKLLGYTSVDSAHLIAVLQGHVHRLENTVRWRWREGDVAIWDNRATQHYAINDYGDALRVVRRVTIAGDVPVSVDGRRSVALKPVPSQAGAEGDSANSAHGTDHAARAA; encoded by the coding sequence ATGACCCAAGCACAAGCCGCACAAACAGCACAAGCCGCCCCCGGCACCGCATCCGCCGACCTGCCGGCGCTCGACCTGCACCCGGTCGCCGGGCGCATCGGCGCCGAGATCCGCGGCGTGCGCCTGGGCGCCGATCTCGATGCCGGCACCTTCGCCGCCATCCGCGCCGCGCTGCTGCGCCACAAGGTGCTGTTCTTCCGCGACCAGCAGCACCTCGACGACGCCAGCCAGGAAGCCTTCGGCAAGCGCTTCGGCGCCCCCGTGGCCCACCCCACCGTGCCGGTCCGCGACGGCACGCAGTTCCTGCTCGAACTCGACTCGCGCCACGGCGGCCGCGCCAACTCCTGGCACACCGACGTGACCTTCGACGTGGCCTACCCGCAAGTGTCGGTGCTGCGCGGCGTGACCATCCCCGCCGCCGGCGGCGACACCGTCTGGGCCAATACCGCGGCCGCCTACCTCGACCTGCCCGAGCCCCTGCGGCAGCTGGCCGACAAGCTGTGGGCCCTGCACACCAACGACTACGACTACGCCGCCAGCCGCACCCTGGTGCACAACGACGAGGGCCTGCGCCGCTACCGCGAGGTCTTCACCTCGACCCTGTACGAGACCGAGCATCCGGTGGTACGCGTGCACCCCGAGACCGGCGAGCGCACCCTGGTGCTGGGCCACTTCGTCAAGAAGCTGCTGGGCTACACCTCGGTCGACTCGGCACACCTGATCGCCGTGCTGCAAGGCCATGTGCACCGGCTGGAAAACACGGTGCGCTGGCGCTGGCGCGAGGGCGACGTCGCCATCTGGGACAACCGCGCCACCCAGCACTACGCCATCAACGACTACGGCGACGCGCTGCGCGTGGTGCGGCGCGTGACCATCGCCGGGGACGTGCCGGTCAGCGTCGACGGGCGCCGCAGCGTGGCGCTCAAGCCGGTGCCGTCGCAGGCCGGTGCGGAGGGCGACAGCGCCAACAGCGCGCACGGCACGGACCACGCGGCGCGCGCCGCCTGA
- a CDS encoding O-acetylhomoserine aminocarboxypropyltransferase/cysteine synthase family protein: MRLETLAVHGGYSPDPTTRAVAVPIYQTVAYAFDSAQHGADLFDLKVPGNIYSRIMNPTNDVLEQRLAALEGGVGALALASGMAAITYAIQTIAEAGDNILSASQLYGGTYNLLAHTLPQSGIETRFVDGRDPAAFAERIDARTKAIFVESVGNPLGNVVDIAAIAEVAHAHGVPLIVDNTVPSPYLCRPFEHGADIVVHSLTKYLGGHGNSVGGAIVDSGKFPWAEHKERFKRLNEPDVSYHGVVYTEALGAAAYIGRARVVPLRNTGAALSPFNAFLILQGIETLALRLDRITENALAVARHLQGNAKVGWVNFAGLPEHPDHALVQRYLGGRGPGILSFGLKEGGREAGARFLDALQLFTRLVNIGDAKSLATHPASTTHRQLDAAELKAAGVSEDMVRLSIGIEHIDDLIEDLERALAAA; the protein is encoded by the coding sequence ATGAGACTCGAAACCCTTGCCGTCCACGGCGGCTACTCCCCCGACCCGACCACGCGCGCCGTCGCCGTGCCGATCTACCAGACCGTCGCCTATGCCTTCGACAGCGCACAGCATGGCGCCGACCTGTTCGACCTGAAGGTGCCGGGCAATATCTACAGCCGCATCATGAACCCGACCAACGACGTGCTCGAACAGCGCCTGGCCGCGCTCGAGGGCGGCGTCGGCGCGCTGGCGCTGGCCTCGGGCATGGCGGCCATCACCTACGCGATCCAGACCATCGCGGAGGCCGGCGACAACATCCTGTCGGCCAGCCAGCTCTACGGCGGCACCTACAACCTGCTGGCCCACACGCTGCCGCAGTCCGGCATCGAGACGCGCTTCGTCGACGGCCGCGATCCGGCCGCCTTCGCCGAGCGCATCGACGCGCGCACCAAGGCCATCTTCGTCGAGTCGGTGGGCAACCCGCTCGGCAACGTGGTCGACATCGCGGCCATCGCCGAGGTCGCCCACGCGCACGGCGTGCCGCTGATCGTCGACAACACGGTGCCCTCGCCCTACCTGTGCCGCCCCTTCGAGCATGGCGCCGACATCGTCGTGCACTCGCTGACCAAGTACCTGGGCGGCCACGGCAACAGCGTGGGCGGCGCCATCGTCGACAGCGGCAAGTTCCCCTGGGCCGAGCACAAGGAGCGCTTCAAGCGCCTGAACGAGCCCGATGTGTCCTACCACGGCGTGGTCTACACCGAGGCGCTGGGCGCGGCGGCCTACATCGGCCGCGCGCGCGTGGTGCCGCTGCGCAATACCGGCGCGGCGCTGTCGCCCTTCAACGCCTTCCTGATCCTGCAAGGCATCGAGACGCTGGCGCTGCGCCTGGACCGCATCACCGAGAACGCGCTGGCGGTGGCGCGCCACCTGCAGGGCAACGCCAAGGTGGGCTGGGTCAACTTCGCCGGCCTGCCCGAGCACCCGGACCACGCGCTGGTACAGCGCTACCTGGGCGGTCGCGGCCCGGGCATCCTGTCCTTCGGCCTGAAGGAAGGCGGCCGCGAGGCGGGCGCGCGCTTCCTCGACGCGCTGCAACTGTTCACGCGCCTGGTCAACATCGGCGACGCCAAGTCGCTGGCCACCCACCCGGCCTCGACCACGCACCGCCAGCTCGACGCCGCCGAGCTGAAGGCGGCCGGCGTCAGCGAGGACATGGTGCGCCTGTCGATCGGCATCGAGCATATCGACGACCTGATCGAGGACCTCGAGCGCGCCCTGGCAGCGGCCTGA
- a CDS encoding LLM class flavin-dependent oxidoreductase, producing MSQPRAPRQLHLGAFLQATGHHVAGWRHPGAQADAGQNFAHYARLARRAEAARFDAVFLADGVAIRGMSDATLPRTARAATFEPLTLLSALAAVTERIGLVATVSTTYNEPFHVARKFASLDHLSGGRAGWNVVTSWSDAEARNFNLEHHPEHADRYARAEEFVDVVNGLWDSWEDDALLYDKDSGLHFDSGKLHALEHRGAHFQVRGPLNVARPPQGHPVVVQAGSSEAGQELAARTAEVIFTAQQSLADAQAFYSGLKARLARYGRTPDQLKILPGVFPVVGRSEAEAQEKFEALQALIHPSVGLALLSQNLGGVDLSGYPLDGPLPDDLPEPNGAKSRFQLVTGLARRESLTIRQLYLRVATARGHWSIHGTPASIADQLQAWFEGGAADGFNIMPPWLPGGLDDFIDLVLPELRRRGLFREEYEGRTLREHLGLARPVHPAVRQRAAA from the coding sequence ATGTCCCAGCCCCGCGCCCCGCGCCAGCTGCATCTCGGCGCCTTCCTGCAGGCCACCGGCCACCACGTCGCCGGCTGGCGCCATCCCGGCGCCCAGGCCGATGCCGGCCAGAACTTCGCCCACTACGCGCGCCTGGCCCGGCGCGCCGAGGCCGCCAGGTTCGATGCCGTGTTCCTCGCCGACGGCGTGGCCATCCGCGGCATGAGCGATGCCACGCTGCCGCGCACCGCGCGCGCGGCCACCTTCGAGCCGCTCACGCTGCTGTCGGCGCTGGCCGCGGTGACCGAACGCATCGGCCTGGTGGCCACCGTGTCGACCACTTACAACGAGCCCTTCCACGTGGCGCGCAAGTTCGCCTCGCTCGACCACCTCAGCGGCGGGCGCGCCGGCTGGAACGTCGTCACCTCCTGGTCCGACGCCGAAGCGCGCAACTTCAACCTCGAGCACCACCCGGAACATGCGGACCGCTATGCCCGCGCCGAGGAATTCGTCGACGTGGTGAACGGCCTGTGGGACAGCTGGGAGGACGATGCGCTGCTGTACGACAAGGACAGCGGCCTGCATTTCGACAGCGGCAAGCTGCACGCGCTGGAGCACCGCGGCGCGCATTTCCAGGTGCGCGGCCCGCTCAACGTGGCGCGGCCGCCGCAGGGCCATCCGGTGGTGGTGCAGGCCGGCTCGTCCGAAGCCGGCCAGGAACTGGCCGCGCGCACCGCCGAGGTCATCTTCACCGCGCAGCAGTCGCTGGCGGACGCCCAGGCCTTCTACAGCGGCCTGAAGGCGCGCCTGGCGCGCTACGGGCGCACGCCCGACCAGCTCAAGATCCTGCCCGGCGTGTTCCCGGTGGTGGGACGCAGCGAAGCCGAGGCGCAGGAGAAGTTCGAAGCGCTGCAGGCACTGATCCACCCCAGCGTCGGCCTGGCGCTGCTATCGCAGAACCTGGGCGGCGTGGACCTGTCCGGCTACCCGCTCGACGGCCCGCTGCCCGACGACCTGCCCGAGCCCAACGGCGCCAAGAGCCGCTTCCAGCTGGTGACCGGACTGGCGCGGCGCGAAAGCCTGACCATCCGCCAGCTCTACCTGCGCGTGGCCACCGCGCGCGGGCATTGGTCCATCCACGGCACCCCGGCCTCGATCGCCGACCAGCTCCAGGCCTGGTTCGAAGGCGGCGCCGCCGACGGCTTCAACATCATGCCGCCGTGGCTGCCGGGCGGCCTCGACGACTTCATCGACCTGGTGCTGCCGGAACTGCGCCGGCGCGGGCTGTTCCGCGAGGAGTACGAGGGCCGCACCTTGCGCGAGCACCTGGGACTGGCGCGGCCGGTGCATCCGGCGGTGCGGCAGCGGGCTGCCGCCTGA
- a CDS encoding ABC transporter permease produces MAAEILSLTAPAAPAAPKSAALQAGDDAHPVLTAREARGLRRLLPAARRYAAGWLLAWPVPLALLAFWYLAARYEWIPPQVLPTPESVAHTLADLYDSGELQANLAVSALRVAGGFAVGLIGGLALGAAMGLSPRLRDYVYPTFKAFSQVPVLGWLPLLMLLVGIDEALKIILIAKAALVPIAMNTYKGIESVPTRYIEVARVLRFTRWQLLWRVVFPAAAAPIWNGIRYGLTHAWLALVVVELLASSEGLGYMIVYGRQLFQLDMVIAAVVVVGAVGYALDKVLALAERAVLRWRKPGF; encoded by the coding sequence ATGGCCGCCGAGATCCTGTCCCTGACGGCACCCGCAGCCCCTGCGGCGCCGAAATCCGCAGCGCTGCAGGCTGGCGACGATGCGCACCCCGTGCTGACTGCGCGCGAGGCGCGCGGCCTGCGCCGCCTGCTGCCCGCCGCGCGCCGGTATGCCGCCGGCTGGCTGCTGGCGTGGCCGGTGCCGCTCGCGCTGCTGGCGTTCTGGTACCTGGCCGCGCGCTACGAGTGGATCCCGCCGCAGGTCCTGCCCACGCCGGAGTCGGTGGCGCACACGCTGGCCGATCTCTATGACAGCGGCGAGCTGCAGGCCAACCTGGCGGTCAGCGCGCTGCGCGTGGCCGGCGGCTTCGCCGTCGGCCTGATCGGCGGCCTCGCGCTGGGCGCCGCCATGGGCCTGTCGCCGCGTTTGCGCGACTATGTGTACCCCACCTTCAAGGCCTTCAGCCAGGTGCCGGTGCTGGGCTGGCTGCCGCTGCTGATGCTGCTGGTGGGCATCGACGAAGCGCTCAAGATCATCCTGATCGCGAAGGCCGCGCTGGTGCCGATCGCCATGAACACCTACAAGGGCATCGAGAGCGTGCCGACGCGCTACATCGAGGTGGCGCGCGTGCTGCGCTTCACGCGCTGGCAACTGCTGTGGCGCGTGGTCTTTCCCGCCGCCGCGGCTCCGATCTGGAACGGCATCCGCTACGGCCTCACGCACGCCTGGCTGGCCCTGGTGGTAGTGGAGCTGCTGGCCTCCTCGGAAGGGCTGGGCTACATGATCGTGTACGGCCGCCAGCTGTTCCAGCTCGACATGGTGATCGCCGCCGTGGTGGTGGTGGGCGCCGTGGGCTACGCGCTCGACAAGGTGCTGGCGCTGGCCGAGCGCGCGGTGCTGCGCTGGCGCAAGCCCGGCTTCTGA